The following are encoded together in the Streptomyces sp. NBC_00341 genome:
- a CDS encoding putative leader peptide, which produces MTDTDVRLWRRVHMDLLRYAGCVCRPSC; this is translated from the coding sequence ATGACCGACACCGATGTGCGCCTGTGGCGGAGGGTCCATATGGACCTGCTCCGCTATGCGGGCTGCGTGTGTCGCCCGTCCTGCTGA
- the recA gene encoding recombinase RecA — protein MAGNDREKALDAALAQIERQFGKGAVMRLGERPNEPIEVIPTGSTALDVALGVGGLPRGRVVEVYGPESSGKTTLTLHAVANAQKLGGTVAFIDAEHALDPEYAKKLGVDIDNLILSQPDNGEQALEIVDMLIRSGALDLIVIDSVAALVPRAEIEGEMGDSHVGLQARLMSQALRKITSALNQSKTTAIFINQLREKIGVMFGSPETTTGGRALKFYASVRLDIRRIETLKDGTDAVGNRTRVKVVKNKVAPPFKQAEFDILYGQGISREGGLIDMGVDHGFVRKAGAWYTYEGDQLGQGKENARNFLKDNPDLANEIEKKILEKLGVGVRPDAASAEPAADAAAGTAAAPADGAAKPVSAAAGKTKPAKTTAAKS, from the coding sequence ATGGCAGGAAACGACCGCGAGAAGGCGCTGGACGCCGCACTCGCACAGATTGAGCGGCAATTCGGCAAGGGCGCGGTGATGCGCCTCGGCGAGCGGCCGAACGAGCCCATCGAAGTGATCCCCACCGGCTCGACGGCGCTCGACGTCGCGCTCGGCGTCGGCGGCCTGCCGCGCGGCCGTGTGGTGGAGGTGTACGGGCCGGAGTCCTCCGGTAAGACGACACTGACGCTGCACGCCGTGGCGAACGCGCAGAAGCTCGGCGGCACCGTGGCCTTCATCGATGCCGAACACGCCCTCGACCCCGAGTACGCGAAGAAGCTCGGTGTCGACATCGACAACCTCATCCTGTCCCAGCCGGACAACGGTGAGCAGGCCCTTGAGATCGTGGACATGCTGATCCGCTCGGGCGCCCTCGACCTGATCGTCATCGACTCCGTGGCGGCCCTGGTGCCCCGTGCGGAGATCGAGGGCGAGATGGGCGACTCGCACGTGGGTCTGCAGGCCCGCCTGATGAGCCAGGCGCTCCGTAAGATCACCAGCGCGCTCAACCAGTCCAAGACCACCGCGATCTTCATCAACCAGCTCCGCGAGAAGATCGGCGTGATGTTCGGCTCGCCGGAGACCACCACGGGTGGCCGCGCGCTCAAGTTCTACGCCTCGGTGCGCCTCGACATCCGACGGATCGAGACGCTCAAGGACGGCACCGACGCCGTCGGTAACCGCACCCGCGTCAAGGTCGTCAAGAACAAGGTCGCGCCGCCGTTCAAGCAGGCCGAGTTCGACATCCTCTACGGCCAGGGCATCAGCCGCGAGGGCGGCCTGATCGACATGGGCGTGGACCACGGCTTCGTGCGCAAGGCCGGTGCCTGGTACACGTACGAGGGCGACCAGCTCGGCCAGGGCAAGGAGAACGCCCGCAACTTCCTCAAGGACAACCCCGACCTCGCCAACGAGATCGAGAAGAAGATCCTGGAGAAGCTGGGCGTCGGCGTACGGCCCGACGCGGCCTCCGCCGAGCCCGCAGCGGACGCGGCGGCCGGGACTGCCGCGGCCCCGGCCGACGGTGCGGCCAAGCCGGTGTCCGCTGCGGCCGGCAAGACCAAGCCGGCCAAGACGACGGCGGCCAAGAGCTAG
- a CDS encoding rhodanese-like domain-containing protein: MSDAPHEGTGPESARQIGIDELLERVRSGFERLGPEEAGAAAADGALLVDIRYAELRARDGLIPGALVVERNELEWRLDPQGSHRAAEAVSHGLRIVVICNEGYASSLAVESLHRLGLYRATDLVGGFQAWRAAGLPVDV, encoded by the coding sequence GTGAGCGACGCACCGCACGAAGGTACGGGGCCGGAGAGCGCCCGACAGATCGGGATAGACGAGCTGCTGGAGCGGGTCAGGTCCGGATTCGAGCGGCTCGGCCCCGAGGAGGCCGGCGCTGCGGCCGCCGACGGGGCCCTGCTCGTCGACATCCGCTACGCGGAGCTTCGCGCGCGGGACGGGCTGATCCCGGGAGCGCTGGTCGTCGAACGCAACGAGCTGGAGTGGCGGCTGGACCCGCAGGGCAGCCACCGCGCGGCGGAGGCGGTGAGCCACGGTCTTCGGATCGTGGTGATCTGCAACGAGGGCTACGCGTCGAGCCTCGCCGTCGAGTCGCTGCACCGGCTCGGGCTGTACCGGGCAACCGATCTGGTGGGCGGCTTCCAGGCCTGGCGCGCGGCGGGGCTCCCGGTCGACGTGTGA
- a CDS encoding FtsX-like permease family protein yields the protein MMLRYALGTIRHRKGGFLGALLALMCAAALVTACGTLLETGLRGRIATERYAATPLVVSADQNVHKTTVKHRNKGKTKTKHKAKPVAERAWLPAGDADRLRAVKGVRAVVPELTFLAQPLGLPEDGGASGPPSYGHAWTSAPLTPFALAAGRAPAAADDVVIDRDLARRAGLSVGDRITVQSTRAPRTYRVSGVAAPKSGDRLREQTSLFFSNAEAERLAARPGQVTAFGVLPTAGTDLGSLEQQVAQALKGTTAQVATGDDRGAVEFLDAAGARVKLVSMGAAMGGTSLLVAVLVVVGTFALSIQQRHRELALLRTIAATSRQIRRLLGREALVVGAVAGVLGALAGLPLAGWLHSRFIDTGAVPATLERTAGIFPACVALAVTLIGAWAAARISGRRIAGLRPAEAMAEAAVERARPARLRTAAGLVLLVGGGVLVAVLSILRTEAASTPVTFLAVVMLATSVSLLGPHLVRAASALLGLVIRPAGPIGKLANSNVRGNSTRMASVVTPLTLLIGMTCTVLFIQPTLGNAALAQAREGTRATWVLGAQGPGVPAAAVDAVRATPGVTAATEVVRTTVRVGLDKYPAQGVTPAGLARTWDPEVTSGSLAAFAADSRTAAISELAADQLGLHPGSKLELHLGDGTPATLTVAAVYHRGLGFGDLTLPHDLVARHMDNPLAATVLVSGDASRSELTASVKKFPGITVLAPTAADRLKAEQQQNNAEVNLLAMGLVLAFTAIAVVNTLAMSVSERLKEFALLRLAGATRRQVLRMLRIETLSVLLIAGVLGSGIALAVLTAFSIGLTGGAAPAVLPLVYATVVGAAALLALTATALPGRMALKARPVEAVTAGQ from the coding sequence ATGATGCTGCGCTACGCCCTGGGGACGATCAGACACCGCAAGGGGGGATTCCTCGGAGCACTGCTGGCCCTCATGTGCGCCGCCGCCCTCGTCACCGCCTGCGGCACCCTGCTGGAGACCGGCCTGCGCGGACGCATCGCCACCGAGCGCTACGCCGCGACCCCGCTCGTCGTCTCCGCCGACCAGAACGTCCATAAGACCACCGTCAAGCACAGGAACAAGGGGAAGACCAAGACCAAGCACAAGGCGAAGCCCGTCGCCGAACGTGCCTGGCTTCCCGCAGGCGACGCCGACCGGCTCCGTGCGGTGAAGGGCGTGCGCGCGGTCGTACCCGAACTGACCTTCCTCGCCCAGCCGCTCGGCCTTCCCGAGGACGGCGGAGCCTCCGGTCCGCCGTCCTACGGCCACGCGTGGACCTCCGCCCCGCTCACCCCGTTCGCCCTCGCCGCAGGCCGCGCACCGGCCGCCGCAGACGACGTGGTGATCGACCGGGACCTCGCCCGGCGGGCGGGACTGTCCGTCGGAGACCGGATCACCGTCCAGTCCACCCGGGCCCCTCGCACGTACCGCGTCAGCGGCGTCGCCGCCCCGAAGAGCGGCGACCGGCTCCGGGAGCAGACCTCGCTGTTCTTCTCCAACGCGGAGGCCGAGCGCCTCGCAGCTCGCCCCGGCCAGGTCACCGCGTTCGGCGTGCTGCCCACAGCCGGTACGGACCTCGGCAGCCTCGAACAGCAGGTCGCGCAGGCCCTCAAGGGAACGACCGCCCAGGTCGCCACGGGTGACGACCGAGGAGCGGTCGAGTTCCTGGACGCGGCGGGTGCCCGGGTCAAGCTCGTCTCCATGGGAGCGGCCATGGGCGGCACCTCGCTGCTGGTCGCCGTACTCGTCGTCGTCGGCACCTTCGCGCTCTCCATCCAGCAGCGCCACCGCGAACTGGCCCTGCTGCGCACCATCGCCGCCACCTCACGGCAGATCCGCCGCCTGCTCGGCCGCGAGGCGCTGGTGGTCGGTGCCGTCGCCGGGGTGCTGGGCGCGCTGGCGGGGCTGCCGCTCGCCGGTTGGCTGCACAGTCGGTTCATCGACACCGGGGCTGTCCCGGCGACCCTGGAGCGGACGGCGGGCATCTTCCCGGCCTGCGTCGCCCTGGCCGTCACCCTCATCGGCGCCTGGGCCGCCGCCCGGATCTCCGGCCGCCGCATCGCCGGGCTCCGCCCGGCCGAGGCCATGGCCGAAGCCGCGGTCGAGCGCGCCCGTCCCGCACGCCTGCGGACCGCCGCCGGTCTCGTCCTGCTCGTCGGCGGCGGCGTGCTGGTCGCCGTACTGAGCATCCTGCGCACCGAGGCCGCCTCGACCCCCGTCACCTTCCTCGCCGTGGTGATGCTGGCCACGTCGGTGTCGCTCCTGGGCCCCCACCTCGTACGGGCGGCCTCCGCTCTGCTGGGCCTGGTGATCCGGCCGGCCGGGCCCATCGGGAAGCTGGCCAACTCGAACGTCCGGGGGAACTCCACCCGGATGGCCTCCGTCGTCACCCCGCTCACCCTGCTCATCGGCATGACCTGCACGGTGCTCTTCATCCAGCCGACCCTCGGGAACGCCGCCCTGGCCCAGGCCCGGGAGGGCACCCGCGCGACCTGGGTCCTGGGTGCGCAGGGCCCCGGCGTCCCGGCCGCCGCCGTCGACGCGGTCCGCGCGACGCCCGGTGTCACCGCAGCCACGGAGGTCGTCCGGACCACGGTCCGGGTCGGGCTCGACAAGTACCCGGCCCAGGGGGTCACCCCGGCCGGCCTCGCCCGCACCTGGGACCCCGAGGTGACGAGCGGCTCGCTCGCCGCGTTCGCCGCGGACTCACGTACCGCCGCGATCAGTGAGCTCGCCGCCGACCAGCTCGGCCTCCACCCCGGCAGCAAGCTGGAGCTGCACCTCGGCGACGGAACGCCCGCCACCCTCACGGTCGCCGCCGTCTACCACCGGGGCCTGGGCTTCGGGGATCTGACGCTGCCCCACGACCTGGTCGCCCGTCACATGGACAACCCCCTGGCCGCCACCGTCCTGGTCTCCGGAGACGCCTCCCGCAGCGAACTGACCGCCTCTGTAAAGAAGTTTCCCGGCATCACGGTCCTGGCACCGACCGCCGCCGACCGGCTCAAGGCGGAACAGCAGCAGAACAACGCAGAGGTCAACCTCCTGGCCATGGGCCTCGTCCTGGCCTTCACCGCGATCGCCGTGGTCAACACGCTCGCCATGTCGGTGTCCGAGCGCCTGAAGGAGTTCGCGCTGCTCCGGCTGGCCGGGGCGACGCGCCGCCAGGTGCTGCGGATGCTCCGTATCGAGACCCTGTCGGTCCTGCTGATCGCCGGTGTTCTCGGCTCCGGAATCGCGCTCGCCGTACTGACCGCGTTCAGCATCGGGTTGACGGGCGGTGCGGCGCCCGCCGTTCTGCCGCTGGTGTACGCGACCGTGGTGGGCGCCGCGGCACTGCTGGCCCTGACCGCCACGGCACTGCCGGGCCGGATGGCGCTGAAGGCCCGCCCGGTGGAGGCGGTCACGGCGGGTCAGTGA
- the recX gene encoding recombination regulator RecX, producing MTRRTEWPGFAAESGEGSGPGFAAASTDGSTSGSGSEADLPYEPAAGAGRGRGPGSSPGFGEGAGRRSRSRSRSSGSPSSSRAEKGEPRDPVEQARNICLRLLTGTPRTRKQLADALRKREIPDEAAEEVLSRFEDVGLIDDAAFADAWVESRHHGRGLARRALVRELRTKGVDATVIDEAVGRLDPDQEEATARELVARKLRSTRGLDRDKRLRRLAGMLARKGYGEGMALRVVRRALEEEGEDTEGLDEPF from the coding sequence GTGACGCGTCGTACGGAGTGGCCGGGCTTCGCCGCCGAATCCGGCGAGGGCTCCGGCCCCGGATTCGCCGCCGCATCAACCGACGGAAGCACCTCCGGATCCGGCTCCGAGGCCGATCTCCCCTACGAACCGGCAGCGGGGGCCGGCAGGGGACGGGGTCCGGGATCGAGTCCGGGGTTCGGTGAGGGGGCCGGGCGCCGTTCCCGGTCCCGTTCCAGAAGCAGCGGCTCCCCCTCCTCGTCGAGGGCCGAGAAGGGGGAGCCGCGAGACCCGGTCGAGCAGGCGCGCAACATCTGTCTGCGGCTGCTCACCGGGACGCCACGCACCCGCAAACAGCTCGCGGACGCCCTGCGCAAGCGGGAGATCCCGGACGAGGCGGCAGAGGAGGTCCTGTCGCGCTTCGAGGACGTCGGTCTGATCGACGATGCCGCGTTCGCCGACGCCTGGGTGGAATCCAGGCACCACGGACGAGGACTCGCCCGCCGCGCCCTCGTCCGCGAGCTACGGACCAAGGGTGTGGACGCGACGGTCATCGACGAGGCCGTCGGCCGGCTCGACCCGGACCAGGAGGAGGCGACGGCGCGCGAACTCGTCGCGCGCAAACTCCGCTCCACGCGGGGGCTGGACCGCGACAAGCGGCTGCGCAGGCTTGCCGGCATGCTCGCCCGCAAGGGATACGGGGAGGGAATGGCTCTGCGGGTGGTGCGCAGGGCACTCGAAGAGGAGGGCGAGGACACGGAAGGGCTGGACGAACCCTTCTGA
- a CDS encoding cysteine dioxygenase, whose amino-acid sequence MLDFVRRTAADAGLIASLPLDPEGRTWIRLDGPGGSEAWLIGWPPGTGTGWHDHADSIGAFLTASGTLKEHSLAARLPTDGWKTLELTEGIDRSRELTPGQGRAFGRHHVHEVLNESADEHAVSVHAYYPPLPQIRRYSRTDAVLRLEQTESPEDWQ is encoded by the coding sequence CTGCTCGACTTCGTGCGCCGGACCGCCGCGGACGCCGGCCTCATCGCCTCGCTCCCGCTCGACCCCGAGGGCCGCACCTGGATCCGGCTCGACGGGCCCGGCGGCAGTGAGGCCTGGCTGATCGGCTGGCCGCCCGGCACCGGCACCGGCTGGCACGACCACGCCGACTCGATCGGCGCCTTCCTCACCGCGAGCGGCACGCTCAAGGAGCACTCGCTCGCGGCACGGCTGCCCACCGACGGGTGGAAGACCCTCGAACTGACCGAGGGCATCGACCGGTCGAGGGAGTTGACGCCGGGTCAGGGCAGGGCCTTCGGCAGGCACCATGTGCACGAGGTGCTGAACGAGTCCGCCGACGAACACGCCGTCTCCGTCCACGCGTACTACCCCCCGCTCCCGCAGATCCGGCGCTACAGCCGCACCGACGCGGTACTCCGCCTCGAACAGACCGAAAGCCCGGAGGACTGGCAGTGA
- a CDS encoding AI-2E family transporter, with product MPGWLPRAMVLALALYACFRLGSWAFDQLIGLLINILIAFFLALAIEPAVSRMSAAGMRRGLATFLVFLAVLIASVGFVVMLGSMLAGQIVDMVDEFPKYLDSVINWVNQTFHTELSRVEVQDSLLHSDWLQKYVQNSATGVLDVSTTVLGGLFRLLTIFLFSFYFAADGPRLRRGLCSVLPPSRQAEVLRAWEIAVAKTGGYLYSRGLMALISGIAHYILLAALGVPYAPALAVWVGLVSQFIPTIGTYLAGALPMLIAFTVDPWYALWVLGFVVVYQQFENYVLQPKLTARTVDIHPAVAFGSVIAGTALMGAVGALIAIPAVATLQAFLGAYVKRYDVTDDPRVHGQHQWRLGEPLAARLRRFRHAPASGGGQGPDEGEEPQGPQQRP from the coding sequence ATGCCCGGCTGGCTGCCGCGTGCGATGGTGCTGGCCCTCGCGCTCTACGCCTGCTTCCGGCTCGGGAGCTGGGCGTTCGACCAGCTCATCGGTCTGCTGATCAACATACTGATCGCCTTCTTCCTGGCGCTCGCCATCGAGCCCGCGGTGAGCCGCATGTCGGCCGCCGGTATGCGCCGGGGCCTCGCCACGTTCCTGGTCTTCCTCGCCGTACTGATCGCGAGCGTCGGTTTCGTCGTGATGCTCGGATCGATGCTCGCGGGGCAGATCGTCGACATGGTCGACGAGTTCCCCAAGTACCTCGACTCGGTGATCAACTGGGTCAACCAGACCTTCCACACGGAGCTCTCCCGGGTCGAGGTGCAGGACAGCCTGCTGCACTCCGACTGGCTGCAGAAGTACGTCCAGAACAGCGCGACCGGCGTGCTCGACGTGTCGACCACGGTCCTCGGCGGCCTGTTCCGGCTGCTGACGATCTTCCTGTTCTCCTTCTACTTCGCAGCCGACGGACCCCGGCTGCGCCGCGGACTGTGCTCCGTTCTCCCGCCCTCCCGCCAGGCGGAGGTGCTGCGGGCCTGGGAGATCGCGGTCGCCAAGACCGGCGGGTACCTCTACTCGCGCGGACTGATGGCGCTCATCTCGGGAATCGCGCACTACATCCTGCTGGCGGCTCTCGGGGTGCCTTACGCGCCGGCGCTCGCGGTCTGGGTCGGGCTCGTTTCGCAGTTCATCCCCACGATCGGCACCTATCTGGCGGGCGCCCTGCCGATGCTGATCGCCTTCACCGTCGATCCCTGGTACGCGCTCTGGGTCCTCGGGTTCGTCGTGGTGTACCAGCAGTTCGAGAACTACGTGCTGCAGCCCAAGCTGACCGCCAGGACGGTGGACATCCACCCGGCGGTCGCCTTCGGCTCGGTGATCGCGGGTACGGCACTGATGGGCGCCGTCGGCGCGCTCATCGCCATCCCGGCGGTGGCCACGCTGCAGGCCTTCCTCGGCGCCTACGTGAAGCGGTACGACGTCACGGACGACCCGCGGGTGCACGGTCAGCACCAGTGGCGGCTCGGCGAACCGCTGGCGGCGCGGCTGCGCCGCTTCCGGCATGCCCCGGCGAGCGGGGGCGGGCAGGGGCCGGACGAGGGCGAGGAGCCGCAGGGACCCCAGCAGCGGCCCTGA
- a CDS encoding DUF3046 domain-containing protein, protein MRLTIFWERMADHFGAGYADSFARDHVMAELGGRTVHEALAAGWEAKDVWRGVCTAVGIPADKR, encoded by the coding sequence ATGCGGTTGACGATTTTCTGGGAACGGATGGCTGACCACTTCGGCGCGGGCTATGCCGACTCCTTCGCGCGCGACCATGTGATGGCCGAGCTGGGCGGCCGTACGGTCCATGAGGCACTGGCCGCCGGCTGGGAGGCCAAGGACGTCTGGCGCGGAGTCTGCACGGCGGTCGGCATCCCCGCGGACAAGCGCTGA